In the genome of Drosophila pseudoobscura strain MV-25-SWS-2005 chromosome 3, UCI_Dpse_MV25, whole genome shotgun sequence, one region contains:
- the LOC4804604 gene encoding uncharacterized protein isoform X11 yields the protein MDLADQIDDYICSFEGLGDLTMDSLAIFIFLWAVLALFSVWLCKLLYRKYLNKEKTPSAANSRQSSVAPGAAALALGGSSKPEKRLSEPRDMLATKSKVEDLSKPLTGASAGRGRSSASPLSGGAAGAAGPRRRVVRQSSTGPENRKKRYVPPPSNVVGPETSSVTWTSQVFRWLYSDLVIVNELLMSWVIAINDSLRKSVEEHGVAVEVVRVLPDSPAPGLNNIFCNCDENNPADMLITFDCDAMPVLQVKTFRQKSGKVETSHYKVTVSRFRARMAIPMNYNSLKGEMRVEGYPDVRIAMNSVGAIKPMDQDEQQLQTVISDILTTALRDTVYPVDFSIYSTCPRAEVEPLDLPHNMEHHLGGVGLRDSQHMVSGRRLLVKIVKGEGLRDAHDPYVVIEMDEPAQKNQTGTQRGSRPYWDEHFLFELSPQSAEILFEVYDHPVIASDPPKFLGLGLVGIDELAVGPASTQLLQLQPRPYETQPVAGAITVDFVFIEGAEIPAGARPQRLKEALRLSTPAINEHIRNGADLADAAVRALQDGALSATGNGGQPSKSTLIIHSVQRNSGNPNAFKVELNKDGRIEVFESPTELDQAVAQAFERAASEAAASKAEQLQLELELDPGTEVQPLASGEPHNETGNGSGTGNEDSTAEFGQPNAASSPNGSGYHNNYNLNGSSGLAGNGSGNGNGNGSSNINGGGYSMNSLPRNGAHLGHLQAGEGMDVLDDRGRSKKRNFFGTLKKRLSRSKTRTLSADQPNSNHKSLSATNSNYANTTTTSTGLPRTATGTLNGPRMGIGSAITDHSRRSSISESSAISGFSSASNKTYVHEASTLVLETIENGVKRHFIVPLAIAQRPRWRRKGTKLHIYNDHTFIAKHLSGSGLQCSICMKSIPRRPGKQGYECRDCQLICHKQCHIRAPQACPNPTVLSMELTKLNSAAADRSIRKL from the exons ATGGATCTGGCAGACCAAATCGATGACTATATCTGTTCGTTCGAGGGACTTGGTGACTTAACAATGGACTCCCTAGCCATCTTCATCTTTCTGTGGGCCGTGCTGGCCCTCTTCTCCGTCTGGCTGTGCAAGCTGCTCTACCGCAAGTATCTCAACAAGGAGAAGACGCCCAGTGCCGCCAACAGTCGCCAGAGCAGCGTGGCCCCCGGGGCGGCCGCTTTGGCCCTCGGCGGCTCCTCCAAGCCGGAGAAGCGACTCTCCGAGCCCAGGGACATGCTGGCCACCAAGAGCAAAGTCGAGGATCTCTCCAAGCCTCTGACTGGCGCCTCGGCTGGCCGTGGTCGCTCTTCGGCCTCGCCCCTAAGCGGTGGTGCCGCTGGCGCCGCCGGACCGCGTCGCCGCGTGGTACGCCAGAGCTCCACGGGGCCGGAGAATCGCAAGAAGCGCTATGTTCCACCGCCCTCCAATGTGGTGGGACCCGAAACG AGCTCTGTCACGTGGACCAGCCAAGTGTTCCGCTGGCTGTACAGCGATCTAGTCATTGTCAACGAGCTGCTCATGTCCTGGGTGATAGCCATCAACGACTCGCTCCGCAAGTCTGTGGAGGAG CATGGAGTGGCCGTGGAAGTGGTCCGAGTGCTGCCCGATAGCCCTGCTCCGGGCCTGAACAACATCTTCTGCAACTGCGATGAGAACAATCCTGCGGATATG CTCATCACGTTCGACTGCGACGCCATGCCGGTGCTGCAGGTGAAGACCTTCCGCCAGAAGTCGGGCAAGGTGGAGACCTCCCACTACAAGGTGACCGTGTCGCGATTCCGCGCCCGCATGGCCATCCCCATGAACTACAACAGTCTCAAGGGCGAGATGCGTGTCGAGGGCTATCCTgat GTGCGCATTGCGATGAACAGCGTGGGGGCCATCAAGCCCATGGACCAGGACGAACAGCAGCTCCAGACGGTCATCAGCGACATCCTGACGACGGCCCTGCGCGACACCGTCTACCCCGTGGACTTCTCCATCTACTCCACCTGCCCGCGGGCCGAGGTGGAGCCCCTGGATCTGCCC CACAACATGGAGCACCATCTGGGTGGCGTGGGCCTGCGGGACTCGCAGCACATGGTGTCCGGCAGGCGGCTGCTGGTGAAGATCGTCAAGGGCGAGGGCCTGAGGGACGCCCACGACCCCTATGTGGTCATCGAGATGGACGAGCCGGCCCAGAAGAACCAGACGGGCACCCAGCGCGGCAGCAGACCCTACTGGGATGAGCACTTCCTCTT TGAACTCTCCCCGCAGTCTGCAGAGATACTCTTCGAGGTGTACGACCATCCAGTGATCGCCTCGGATCCGCCCAAGTTCCTCGGACTCGGCCTGGTCGGCATCGACGAGCTGGCCGTGGGTCCGGCCTCCacccagctgctgcagctccagccacGCCCCTACGAAACCCAGCCCGTGGCCGGGGCTATCACCGTGGACTTCGTGTTCATCGAGGGAGCCGAGATCCCGGCGGGCGCCCGTCCACAACGCCTCAAGGAGGCCCTGCGCCTCAGCACGCCGGCCATCAATGAACACATCCGCAACGGAGCGGACCTGGCCGACGCCGCGGTCCGCGCTCTGCAGGACGGCGCGCtctccgccaccggaaacggGGGCCAGCCCAGCAAGAGCACCCTCATCATCCACAGCGTCCAGCGG AACTCGGGCAATCCGAATGCATTTAAG GTCGAGTTGAACAAGGATGGCCGCATCGAGGTCTTTGAATCGCCCACAGAGCTGGACCAGGCCGTGGCCCAGGCCTTCGAGCGGGCCGCCAGCGAGGCAGCGGCCTCCAAGGccgagcagctccagctggagCTCGAGCTGGACCCCGGCACGGAGGTCCAGCCGCTGGCCAGCGGCGAGCCGCACAACGAAACAGGTAACGGTAGTGGTACCGGCAACGAGGACAGTACCGCGGAG TTCGGGCAGCCCAACGCAGCCTCCTCGCCCAACGGCAGCGGCTACCACAACAACTACAACCTCAACGGGAGCAGTGGGCTAGCCGGAAacggcagtggcaatggcaacggcaacggcagctcCAACATCAACGGCGGGGGCTACAGCATGAACAGCCTGCCGCGGAACGGGGCCCATCTGGGGCATCTGCAGGCGGGTGAGGGCATGGACGTGCTGGACGATCGTGGGCGCAGCAAAAAACGTAATTTCTTTGGCACCCTGAAGAAGCGGCTCAGCCGCTCCAAGACACGCACCCTCTCGGCAGATCAGCCCAATAGCAATCACAAATCACTATCAGCCACCAACTCGAACTACGCCAATACTACAACAACATCGACAGGACTACCCCGAACCGCCACCGGAACCCTCAATG GACCCCGCATGGGCATTGGCTCCGCCATCACCGACCATTCACGACGCTCTTCAATTTCAGAATCCTCGGCCATCTCAGGTTTCTCCTCGGCCAGCAATAAGACCTACGTACACGAGGCCTCCACCTTGGTCCTGGAGACCATCGAGAACGGCGTGAAGCG CCACTTTATTGTGCCTTTGGCCATTGCCCAGAGACCGCGCTGGCGCCGCAAGGGCACCAAGCTGCACATCTACAACGATCACACCTTCATAGCCAAGCATTTGAGCGG AAGCGGCTTGCAGTGCTCGATCTGCATGAAGTCCATACCTCGGAGGCCGGGCAAGCAGGGATACGAGTGCCGCGACTGCCAGCTGATCTGTCACAAGCAGTGTCACATACGGGCGCCCCAGGCCTGTCCCAATCCCACGGTGCTCTCCATGGAACT AACCAAACTTAACTCGGCTGCGGCGGATCGGAGTATACGGAAACTGTAA
- the LOC4804604 gene encoding uncharacterized protein isoform X17, whose protein sequence is MDLADQIDDYICSFEGLGDLTMDSLAIFIFLWAVLALFSVWLCKLLYRKYLNKEKTPSAANSRQSSVAPGAAALALGGSSKPEKRLSEPRDMLATKSKVEDLSKPLTGASAGRGRSSASPLSGGAAGAAGPRRRVVRQSSTGPENRKKRYVPPPSNVVGPETSSVTWTSQVFRWLYSDLVIVNELLMSWVIAINDSLRKSVEEHGVAVEVVRVLPDSPAPGLNNIFCNCDENNPADMLITFDCDAMPVLQVKTFRQKSGKVETSHYKVTVSRFRARMAIPMNYNSLKGEMRVEGYPDVRIAMNSVGAIKPMDQDEQQLQTVISDILTTALRDTVYPVDFSIYSTCPRAEVEPLDLPHNMEHHLGGVGLRDSQHMVSGRRLLVKIVKGEGLRDAHDPYVVIEMDEPAQKNQTGTQRGSRPYWDEHFLFELSPQSAEILFEVYDHPVIASDPPKFLGLGLVGIDELAVGPASTQLLQLQPRPYETQPVAGAITVDFVFIEGAEIPAGARPQRLKEALRLSTPAINEHIRNGADLADAAVRALQDGALSATGNGGQPSKSTLIIHSVQRNSGNPNAFKVELNKDGRIEVFESPTELDQAVAQAFERAASEAAASKAEQLQLELELDPGTEVQPLASGEPHNETGNGSGTGNEDSTAEFGQPNAASSPNGSGYHNNYNLNGSSGLAGNGSGNGNGNGSSNINGGGYSMNSLPRNGAHLGHLQAGEGMDVLDDRGRSKKRPRMGIGSAITDHSRRSSISESSAISGFSSASNKTYVHEASTLVLETIENGVKRHFIVPLAIAQRPRWRRKGTKLHIYNDHTFIAKHLSGSGLQCSICMKSIPRRPGKQGYECRDCQLICHKQCHIRAPQACPNPTVLSMELTKLNSAAADRSIRKL, encoded by the exons ATGGATCTGGCAGACCAAATCGATGACTATATCTGTTCGTTCGAGGGACTTGGTGACTTAACAATGGACTCCCTAGCCATCTTCATCTTTCTGTGGGCCGTGCTGGCCCTCTTCTCCGTCTGGCTGTGCAAGCTGCTCTACCGCAAGTATCTCAACAAGGAGAAGACGCCCAGTGCCGCCAACAGTCGCCAGAGCAGCGTGGCCCCCGGGGCGGCCGCTTTGGCCCTCGGCGGCTCCTCCAAGCCGGAGAAGCGACTCTCCGAGCCCAGGGACATGCTGGCCACCAAGAGCAAAGTCGAGGATCTCTCCAAGCCTCTGACTGGCGCCTCGGCTGGCCGTGGTCGCTCTTCGGCCTCGCCCCTAAGCGGTGGTGCCGCTGGCGCCGCCGGACCGCGTCGCCGCGTGGTACGCCAGAGCTCCACGGGGCCGGAGAATCGCAAGAAGCGCTATGTTCCACCGCCCTCCAATGTGGTGGGACCCGAAACG AGCTCTGTCACGTGGACCAGCCAAGTGTTCCGCTGGCTGTACAGCGATCTAGTCATTGTCAACGAGCTGCTCATGTCCTGGGTGATAGCCATCAACGACTCGCTCCGCAAGTCTGTGGAGGAG CATGGAGTGGCCGTGGAAGTGGTCCGAGTGCTGCCCGATAGCCCTGCTCCGGGCCTGAACAACATCTTCTGCAACTGCGATGAGAACAATCCTGCGGATATG CTCATCACGTTCGACTGCGACGCCATGCCGGTGCTGCAGGTGAAGACCTTCCGCCAGAAGTCGGGCAAGGTGGAGACCTCCCACTACAAGGTGACCGTGTCGCGATTCCGCGCCCGCATGGCCATCCCCATGAACTACAACAGTCTCAAGGGCGAGATGCGTGTCGAGGGCTATCCTgat GTGCGCATTGCGATGAACAGCGTGGGGGCCATCAAGCCCATGGACCAGGACGAACAGCAGCTCCAGACGGTCATCAGCGACATCCTGACGACGGCCCTGCGCGACACCGTCTACCCCGTGGACTTCTCCATCTACTCCACCTGCCCGCGGGCCGAGGTGGAGCCCCTGGATCTGCCC CACAACATGGAGCACCATCTGGGTGGCGTGGGCCTGCGGGACTCGCAGCACATGGTGTCCGGCAGGCGGCTGCTGGTGAAGATCGTCAAGGGCGAGGGCCTGAGGGACGCCCACGACCCCTATGTGGTCATCGAGATGGACGAGCCGGCCCAGAAGAACCAGACGGGCACCCAGCGCGGCAGCAGACCCTACTGGGATGAGCACTTCCTCTT TGAACTCTCCCCGCAGTCTGCAGAGATACTCTTCGAGGTGTACGACCATCCAGTGATCGCCTCGGATCCGCCCAAGTTCCTCGGACTCGGCCTGGTCGGCATCGACGAGCTGGCCGTGGGTCCGGCCTCCacccagctgctgcagctccagccacGCCCCTACGAAACCCAGCCCGTGGCCGGGGCTATCACCGTGGACTTCGTGTTCATCGAGGGAGCCGAGATCCCGGCGGGCGCCCGTCCACAACGCCTCAAGGAGGCCCTGCGCCTCAGCACGCCGGCCATCAATGAACACATCCGCAACGGAGCGGACCTGGCCGACGCCGCGGTCCGCGCTCTGCAGGACGGCGCGCtctccgccaccggaaacggGGGCCAGCCCAGCAAGAGCACCCTCATCATCCACAGCGTCCAGCGG AACTCGGGCAATCCGAATGCATTTAAG GTCGAGTTGAACAAGGATGGCCGCATCGAGGTCTTTGAATCGCCCACAGAGCTGGACCAGGCCGTGGCCCAGGCCTTCGAGCGGGCCGCCAGCGAGGCAGCGGCCTCCAAGGccgagcagctccagctggagCTCGAGCTGGACCCCGGCACGGAGGTCCAGCCGCTGGCCAGCGGCGAGCCGCACAACGAAACAGGTAACGGTAGTGGTACCGGCAACGAGGACAGTACCGCGGAG TTCGGGCAGCCCAACGCAGCCTCCTCGCCCAACGGCAGCGGCTACCACAACAACTACAACCTCAACGGGAGCAGTGGGCTAGCCGGAAacggcagtggcaatggcaacggcaacggcagctcCAACATCAACGGCGGGGGCTACAGCATGAACAGCCTGCCGCGGAACGGGGCCCATCTGGGGCATCTGCAGGCGGGTGAGGGCATGGACGTGCTGGACGATCGTGGGCGCAGCAAAAAAC GACCCCGCATGGGCATTGGCTCCGCCATCACCGACCATTCACGACGCTCTTCAATTTCAGAATCCTCGGCCATCTCAGGTTTCTCCTCGGCCAGCAATAAGACCTACGTACACGAGGCCTCCACCTTGGTCCTGGAGACCATCGAGAACGGCGTGAAGCG CCACTTTATTGTGCCTTTGGCCATTGCCCAGAGACCGCGCTGGCGCCGCAAGGGCACCAAGCTGCACATCTACAACGATCACACCTTCATAGCCAAGCATTTGAGCGG AAGCGGCTTGCAGTGCTCGATCTGCATGAAGTCCATACCTCGGAGGCCGGGCAAGCAGGGATACGAGTGCCGCGACTGCCAGCTGATCTGTCACAAGCAGTGTCACATACGGGCGCCCCAGGCCTGTCCCAATCCCACGGTGCTCTCCATGGAACT AACCAAACTTAACTCGGCTGCGGCGGATCGGAGTATACGGAAACTGTAA
- the LOC4804604 gene encoding uncharacterized protein isoform X23, with product MDLADQIDDYICSFEGLGDLTMDSLAIFIFLWAVLALFSVWLCKLLYRKYLNKEKTPSAANSRQSSVAPGAAALALGGSSKPEKRLSEPRDMLATKSKVEDLSKPLTGASAGRGRSSASPLSGGAAGAAGPRRRVVRQSSTGPENRKKRYVPPPSNVVGPETSSVTWTSQVFRWLYSDLVIVNELLMSWVIAINDSLRKSVEEHGVAVEVVRVLPDSPAPGLNNIFCNCDENNPADMLITFDCDAMPVLQVKTFRQKSGKVETSHYKVTVSRFRARMAIPMNYNSLKGEMRVEGYPDVRIAMNSVGAIKPMDQDEQQLQTVISDILTTALRDTVYPVDFSIYSTCPRAEVEPLDLPVIYPVHYDSLAHNMEHHLGGVGLRDSQHMVSGRRLLVKIVKGEGLRDAHDPYVVIEMDEPAQKNQTGTQRGSRPYWDEHFLFELSPQSAEILFEVYDHPVIASDPPKFLGLGLVGIDELAVGPASTQLLQLQPRPYETQPVAGAITVDFVFIEGAEIPAGARPQRLKEALRLSTPAINEHIRNGADLADAAVRALQDGALSATGNGGQPSKSTLIIHSVQRNSGNPNAFKFGQPNAASSPNGSGYHNNYNLNGSSGLAGNGSGNGNGNGSSNINGGGYSMNSLPRNGAHLGHLQAGEGMDVLDDRGRSKKRPRMGIGSAITDHSRRSSISESSAISGFSSASNKTYVHEASTLVLETIENGVKRHFIVPLAIAQRPRWRRKGTKLHIYNDHTFIAKHLSGSGLQCSICMKSIPRRPGKQGYECRDCQLICHKQCHIRAPQACPNPTVLSMELNSYPVLTERDLNLVI from the exons ATGGATCTGGCAGACCAAATCGATGACTATATCTGTTCGTTCGAGGGACTTGGTGACTTAACAATGGACTCCCTAGCCATCTTCATCTTTCTGTGGGCCGTGCTGGCCCTCTTCTCCGTCTGGCTGTGCAAGCTGCTCTACCGCAAGTATCTCAACAAGGAGAAGACGCCCAGTGCCGCCAACAGTCGCCAGAGCAGCGTGGCCCCCGGGGCGGCCGCTTTGGCCCTCGGCGGCTCCTCCAAGCCGGAGAAGCGACTCTCCGAGCCCAGGGACATGCTGGCCACCAAGAGCAAAGTCGAGGATCTCTCCAAGCCTCTGACTGGCGCCTCGGCTGGCCGTGGTCGCTCTTCGGCCTCGCCCCTAAGCGGTGGTGCCGCTGGCGCCGCCGGACCGCGTCGCCGCGTGGTACGCCAGAGCTCCACGGGGCCGGAGAATCGCAAGAAGCGCTATGTTCCACCGCCCTCCAATGTGGTGGGACCCGAAACG AGCTCTGTCACGTGGACCAGCCAAGTGTTCCGCTGGCTGTACAGCGATCTAGTCATTGTCAACGAGCTGCTCATGTCCTGGGTGATAGCCATCAACGACTCGCTCCGCAAGTCTGTGGAGGAG CATGGAGTGGCCGTGGAAGTGGTCCGAGTGCTGCCCGATAGCCCTGCTCCGGGCCTGAACAACATCTTCTGCAACTGCGATGAGAACAATCCTGCGGATATG CTCATCACGTTCGACTGCGACGCCATGCCGGTGCTGCAGGTGAAGACCTTCCGCCAGAAGTCGGGCAAGGTGGAGACCTCCCACTACAAGGTGACCGTGTCGCGATTCCGCGCCCGCATGGCCATCCCCATGAACTACAACAGTCTCAAGGGCGAGATGCGTGTCGAGGGCTATCCTgat GTGCGCATTGCGATGAACAGCGTGGGGGCCATCAAGCCCATGGACCAGGACGAACAGCAGCTCCAGACGGTCATCAGCGACATCCTGACGACGGCCCTGCGCGACACCGTCTACCCCGTGGACTTCTCCATCTACTCCACCTGCCCGCGGGCCGAGGTGGAGCCCCTGGATCTGCCCGTAATCTATCCCGTTCACTATGACTCCCTGGCG CACAACATGGAGCACCATCTGGGTGGCGTGGGCCTGCGGGACTCGCAGCACATGGTGTCCGGCAGGCGGCTGCTGGTGAAGATCGTCAAGGGCGAGGGCCTGAGGGACGCCCACGACCCCTATGTGGTCATCGAGATGGACGAGCCGGCCCAGAAGAACCAGACGGGCACCCAGCGCGGCAGCAGACCCTACTGGGATGAGCACTTCCTCTT TGAACTCTCCCCGCAGTCTGCAGAGATACTCTTCGAGGTGTACGACCATCCAGTGATCGCCTCGGATCCGCCCAAGTTCCTCGGACTCGGCCTGGTCGGCATCGACGAGCTGGCCGTGGGTCCGGCCTCCacccagctgctgcagctccagccacGCCCCTACGAAACCCAGCCCGTGGCCGGGGCTATCACCGTGGACTTCGTGTTCATCGAGGGAGCCGAGATCCCGGCGGGCGCCCGTCCACAACGCCTCAAGGAGGCCCTGCGCCTCAGCACGCCGGCCATCAATGAACACATCCGCAACGGAGCGGACCTGGCCGACGCCGCGGTCCGCGCTCTGCAGGACGGCGCGCtctccgccaccggaaacggGGGCCAGCCCAGCAAGAGCACCCTCATCATCCACAGCGTCCAGCGG AACTCGGGCAATCCGAATGCATTTAAG TTCGGGCAGCCCAACGCAGCCTCCTCGCCCAACGGCAGCGGCTACCACAACAACTACAACCTCAACGGGAGCAGTGGGCTAGCCGGAAacggcagtggcaatggcaacggcaacggcagctcCAACATCAACGGCGGGGGCTACAGCATGAACAGCCTGCCGCGGAACGGGGCCCATCTGGGGCATCTGCAGGCGGGTGAGGGCATGGACGTGCTGGACGATCGTGGGCGCAGCAAAAAAC GACCCCGCATGGGCATTGGCTCCGCCATCACCGACCATTCACGACGCTCTTCAATTTCAGAATCCTCGGCCATCTCAGGTTTCTCCTCGGCCAGCAATAAGACCTACGTACACGAGGCCTCCACCTTGGTCCTGGAGACCATCGAGAACGGCGTGAAGCG CCACTTTATTGTGCCTTTGGCCATTGCCCAGAGACCGCGCTGGCGCCGCAAGGGCACCAAGCTGCACATCTACAACGATCACACCTTCATAGCCAAGCATTTGAGCGG AAGCGGCTTGCAGTGCTCGATCTGCATGAAGTCCATACCTCGGAGGCCGGGCAAGCAGGGATACGAGTGCCGCGACTGCCAGCTGATCTGTCACAAGCAGTGTCACATACGGGCGCCCCAGGCCTGTCCCAATCCCACGGTGCTCTCCATGGAACT AAACTCCTATCCGGTACTCACAGAGAGAGATCTGAACCTAGTTATCTAA
- the LOC4804604 gene encoding uncharacterized protein isoform X3 codes for MDLADQIDDYICSFEGLGDLTMDSLAIFIFLWAVLALFSVWLCKLLYRKYLNKEKTPSAANSRQSSVAPGAAALALGGSSKPEKRLSEPRDMLATKSKVEDLSKPLTGASAGRGRSSASPLSGGAAGAAGPRRRVVRQSSTGPENRKKRYVPPPSNVVGPETSSVTWTSQVFRWLYSDLVIVNELLMSWVIAINDSLRKSVEEHGVAVEVVRVLPDSPAPGLNNIFCNCDENNPADMLITFDCDAMPVLQVKTFRQKSGKVETSHYKVTVSRFRARMAIPMNYNSLKGEMRVEGYPDVRIAMNSVGAIKPMDQDEQQLQTVISDILTTALRDTVYPVDFSIYSTCPRAEVEPLDLPVIYPVHYDSLAHNMEHHLGGVGLRDSQHMVSGRRLLVKIVKGEGLRDAHDPYVVIEMDEPAQKNQTGTQRGSRPYWDEHFLFELSPQSAEILFEVYDHPVIASDPPKFLGLGLVGIDELAVGPASTQLLQLQPRPYETQPVAGAITVDFVFIEGAEIPAGARPQRLKEALRLSTPAINEHIRNGADLADAAVRALQDGALSATGNGGQPSKSTLIIHSVQRNSGNPNAFKVELNKDGRIEVFESPTELDQAVAQAFERAASEAAASKAEQLQLELELDPGTEVQPLASGEPHNETGNGSGTGNEDSTAEFGQPNAASSPNGSGYHNNYNLNGSSGLAGNGSGNGNGNGSSNINGGGYSMNSLPRNGAHLGHLQAGEGMDVLDDRGRSKKRNFFGTLKKRLSRSKTRTLSADQPNSNHKSLSATNSNYANTTTTSTGLPRTATGTLNGDSSRSLSVDRATLSKSNSLGPRMGIGSAITDHSRRSSISESSAISGFSSASNKTYVHEASTLVLETIENGVKRHFIVPLAIAQRPRWRRKGTKLHIYNDHTFIAKHLSGSGLQCSICMKSIPRRPGKQGYECRDCQLICHKQCHIRAPQACPNPTVLSMELNSYPNQT; via the exons ATGGATCTGGCAGACCAAATCGATGACTATATCTGTTCGTTCGAGGGACTTGGTGACTTAACAATGGACTCCCTAGCCATCTTCATCTTTCTGTGGGCCGTGCTGGCCCTCTTCTCCGTCTGGCTGTGCAAGCTGCTCTACCGCAAGTATCTCAACAAGGAGAAGACGCCCAGTGCCGCCAACAGTCGCCAGAGCAGCGTGGCCCCCGGGGCGGCCGCTTTGGCCCTCGGCGGCTCCTCCAAGCCGGAGAAGCGACTCTCCGAGCCCAGGGACATGCTGGCCACCAAGAGCAAAGTCGAGGATCTCTCCAAGCCTCTGACTGGCGCCTCGGCTGGCCGTGGTCGCTCTTCGGCCTCGCCCCTAAGCGGTGGTGCCGCTGGCGCCGCCGGACCGCGTCGCCGCGTGGTACGCCAGAGCTCCACGGGGCCGGAGAATCGCAAGAAGCGCTATGTTCCACCGCCCTCCAATGTGGTGGGACCCGAAACG AGCTCTGTCACGTGGACCAGCCAAGTGTTCCGCTGGCTGTACAGCGATCTAGTCATTGTCAACGAGCTGCTCATGTCCTGGGTGATAGCCATCAACGACTCGCTCCGCAAGTCTGTGGAGGAG CATGGAGTGGCCGTGGAAGTGGTCCGAGTGCTGCCCGATAGCCCTGCTCCGGGCCTGAACAACATCTTCTGCAACTGCGATGAGAACAATCCTGCGGATATG CTCATCACGTTCGACTGCGACGCCATGCCGGTGCTGCAGGTGAAGACCTTCCGCCAGAAGTCGGGCAAGGTGGAGACCTCCCACTACAAGGTGACCGTGTCGCGATTCCGCGCCCGCATGGCCATCCCCATGAACTACAACAGTCTCAAGGGCGAGATGCGTGTCGAGGGCTATCCTgat GTGCGCATTGCGATGAACAGCGTGGGGGCCATCAAGCCCATGGACCAGGACGAACAGCAGCTCCAGACGGTCATCAGCGACATCCTGACGACGGCCCTGCGCGACACCGTCTACCCCGTGGACTTCTCCATCTACTCCACCTGCCCGCGGGCCGAGGTGGAGCCCCTGGATCTGCCCGTAATCTATCCCGTTCACTATGACTCCCTGGCG CACAACATGGAGCACCATCTGGGTGGCGTGGGCCTGCGGGACTCGCAGCACATGGTGTCCGGCAGGCGGCTGCTGGTGAAGATCGTCAAGGGCGAGGGCCTGAGGGACGCCCACGACCCCTATGTGGTCATCGAGATGGACGAGCCGGCCCAGAAGAACCAGACGGGCACCCAGCGCGGCAGCAGACCCTACTGGGATGAGCACTTCCTCTT TGAACTCTCCCCGCAGTCTGCAGAGATACTCTTCGAGGTGTACGACCATCCAGTGATCGCCTCGGATCCGCCCAAGTTCCTCGGACTCGGCCTGGTCGGCATCGACGAGCTGGCCGTGGGTCCGGCCTCCacccagctgctgcagctccagccacGCCCCTACGAAACCCAGCCCGTGGCCGGGGCTATCACCGTGGACTTCGTGTTCATCGAGGGAGCCGAGATCCCGGCGGGCGCCCGTCCACAACGCCTCAAGGAGGCCCTGCGCCTCAGCACGCCGGCCATCAATGAACACATCCGCAACGGAGCGGACCTGGCCGACGCCGCGGTCCGCGCTCTGCAGGACGGCGCGCtctccgccaccggaaacggGGGCCAGCCCAGCAAGAGCACCCTCATCATCCACAGCGTCCAGCGG AACTCGGGCAATCCGAATGCATTTAAG GTCGAGTTGAACAAGGATGGCCGCATCGAGGTCTTTGAATCGCCCACAGAGCTGGACCAGGCCGTGGCCCAGGCCTTCGAGCGGGCCGCCAGCGAGGCAGCGGCCTCCAAGGccgagcagctccagctggagCTCGAGCTGGACCCCGGCACGGAGGTCCAGCCGCTGGCCAGCGGCGAGCCGCACAACGAAACAGGTAACGGTAGTGGTACCGGCAACGAGGACAGTACCGCGGAG TTCGGGCAGCCCAACGCAGCCTCCTCGCCCAACGGCAGCGGCTACCACAACAACTACAACCTCAACGGGAGCAGTGGGCTAGCCGGAAacggcagtggcaatggcaacggcaacggcagctcCAACATCAACGGCGGGGGCTACAGCATGAACAGCCTGCCGCGGAACGGGGCCCATCTGGGGCATCTGCAGGCGGGTGAGGGCATGGACGTGCTGGACGATCGTGGGCGCAGCAAAAAACGTAATTTCTTTGGCACCCTGAAGAAGCGGCTCAGCCGCTCCAAGACACGCACCCTCTCGGCAGATCAGCCCAATAGCAATCACAAATCACTATCAGCCACCAACTCGAACTACGCCAATACTACAACAACATCGACAGGACTACCCCGAACCGCCACCGGAACCCTCAATGGTGATTCTTCCCGTTCATTATCTGTCGATCGTGCCACTCTGTCCAAAAGCAATTCACTTG GACCCCGCATGGGCATTGGCTCCGCCATCACCGACCATTCACGACGCTCTTCAATTTCAGAATCCTCGGCCATCTCAGGTTTCTCCTCGGCCAGCAATAAGACCTACGTACACGAGGCCTCCACCTTGGTCCTGGAGACCATCGAGAACGGCGTGAAGCG CCACTTTATTGTGCCTTTGGCCATTGCCCAGAGACCGCGCTGGCGCCGCAAGGGCACCAAGCTGCACATCTACAACGATCACACCTTCATAGCCAAGCATTTGAGCGG AAGCGGCTTGCAGTGCTCGATCTGCATGAAGTCCATACCTCGGAGGCCGGGCAAGCAGGGATACGAGTGCCGCGACTGCCAGCTGATCTGTCACAAGCAGTGTCACATACGGGCGCCCCAGGCCTGTCCCAATCCCACGGTGCTCTCCATGGAACT AAACTCCTATCCG AACCAAACTTAA